A window of Brevinema andersonii genomic DNA:
ATTAATGTGACATCAATATTTTTTGTTTGAATATCAAACGCACGTACTATATAAGAGTTTCTCCCGCCCATATAGCGGAAAAAACCATCTTTCAAATTAATACCGGCTTGTTCGAATTTATTAAGAAGATTTTTCACACCCAATTCATCCGCCTTATCGATAGCCCCTATTGCATCAATGAAAGCAGAGGTATCTAAATAAGTTTGCCCTATTAATGCCGCTGTTCCATCTTCGTAATCAAGAAAATTGATTCTTTGTGTTTTGTAAGGAACCATACTCTTTCGCAATGCTGATTGTACCTGTGGATCCTTATAGACTGTATATAGATCCAATGTAATATCATCGTAGTTGATGCTGAAAATGCCGCCGATCCTGTCACCTTCTGGAAAAGGGTGTAACTTCAGGGAAGATTTGCGTTCATTCAAATAATTAGCTGTCATCCAAACAAAATTCTGATCCCAACGAAATGACAAAGCTTTAGCAATTTGTTTAAATTCAGAAGTATTTTGCAGACCCTTAAAGCGATAAAATTCCAATATTTCCGGAGAAGCAGAAAAAATAATAAAATTTCCTTCAATACGATACGGCATAGGTACAGGCAGACGATCGAGATAAGATGTCAAAAGGTTTTTATTTTTTATTGTAAAAATCATATAACCTTTCTTTGGAGCAAGATGAACATAAGCTACAGCACCATTCTCATCAATGCCGATAGAAGCAGCTCCATGGGGATTTAAAATGCTAACACCTAAACGATCCCTTAAACGTGCCCGCAATAAAGAGATACTTTTTTCATATTCAGCACCGGTAAACTTTTTGATTAGCTGAAGGAGATCACCAGAACCAGTTTTGAGGACAGGAACAAAAAGCGCTAATTCACCATCCAGCACATATGGTGCTATCTCAGGATTTGCAAAACCAAAGCCTGGAAAAAACAGTAAGAAAAAAAATATGATTTTGTTTTTTGACATTACTTTATAATCCATTTTTCCTTAATTATAACTTTTTTTCTCAAAATTTTCAACTTTACAGAACTTTTAGGAAAAATAACTGCTAAAGTCTTGCAAAAATCGCAAGAAAATCGTATTCTTTATATAAGTGTTAATTAAGTGTTAATTTTTTGGACTTGATCTAAAACAATAAGGAATTCAACAGTGAAACAAGTGACTCCGATTAGGCGTTTATTTTCCATGCTCCGGCATTACAAACTCCAGCTGACTATCTCTGTGATTTCCGCATTGCTTTTTGTTACAGGACGCACTGGCATATCAACCTTAATCGGAGATTTTATCAACGGCGTTTTCATCACTCAAAATTTATCCCTCCTTAACGTAAAAACAATTGGTATTTTATTTGGATTTGCTTTTTTATGGTCAGGAGCTCAGTATACAATGTACTTGTTTTCTGGCAAGCTGGCTATACGCGTAGCTCACACCCTGAGAAGCCGTCTCTACCAAAAGCTCGTCAAACTGCCAGTTTCATACTACAGGACGCATGATTCTTCAGAAATTTTGTCAATCGCTTCCAACGATATCACTTTGGTTGAAACTTTTTTGACAAATGTTATGGTACAATTACTAGCCCAGCCATTGACTGTCATTGCTATAATAAGCATGATGTTCGTAATTAATTGGAAATTATCGCTGTATTTTATTGTTTTAGGGCCGGCTATTGCCCTGATTTTAGGCCTAATAGGCACACAGGTGCAGAAACTTGGACGGAGCATGCAAGAAAATATTGCTCATCTGACAAAAATTTTCGCTGAAACTATTCGTCATATTATTGTAATTAAAGGTTTTAACAGTGAACATACAGAAATTGCCCGCTTTAAGAAAAAAAATGATCATCAATTGGATCTAGCGGATAAAGAAATTAAAATTAGGCTGCTTGCATTACCTGCATCAGACTTTTTAGGAATTACGGCCGTTATTTTACTATTAGCTCTAGGAGCTGTTGGCATCCGTGCTGGAATCGCAGATACAGCATCCGTTACAAAATTTGTTGCTATGGCTATTGTGCTTTCGGAACCTATCTCTTCATTTAATCAACTTATTTTGGTTGTTAAAAAATTGGGGCCTTCGCTGGAAAGAGTATTTAATATTTTAAACACTCCAGAAGAACACGAAACAGGCATTGATATCGGCTCTATCAAAGGCTATATTCAATTTGAATCGGTTAATTTTTGGTACGTTCCAGAACGACAGATTCTTTATGACATCGATTTGGAAATACAGCCGCGCGAAACCATTGCTTTAATTGGCATGAGCGGCTCAGGGAAAAGCACACTAGTATCGTTGATTCCGAAACTTTTCAAGCCTGAATCAGGAAAAATCCTCATTGATGGAAAAAATATTGCTGAGTTCAGTGCCTCATCGATCCGTGAAAAAATTGCTATTGTTACTCAGGATACTAGTCTTTTTAGCGATACCATACGAAACAATATTACACTGTCCAAGCCTAATGCTACTTATGATGAAATTGTGGCTGCAACAACACTAGCCAATGCCCACCAATTTATTGACAAATTTCCGCTAAAATATCAAACTGAAGTTGGAGATTATGGTAGCAATCTTTCTGGAGGAGAGCGGCAACGTATTATTCTCGCGCGGGCAGTGCTCAGAAAACCTCAGATTCTGCTGCTTGACGAACCTACTAGTGCCTTGGATGCCGAATCAGAACAAGCTGTTACCCAAGCACTTGAAAATATCTACAGACATCAAACAACAATTATTATTGCCCATAAGCTGTCAACAATAGAAAAAGCAGATCGGATTGTTGTCATGCAGGACGGCCGTATTATTGAATATGGCACTCATCAAGAACTATTAGCACTTAAAGGACTTTACACAAAACTGCGGACTCTGAACAAACATACAATATAGAGGAGGCTTTCATGAAAATCGGAGTAGAAAAAATTATTGTCAAAGAGAGGATCCGTAAAGATCTTGGCAATTTGGAACCGCTTAAAAATAGTCTCTCGGTCCATGGACAACTCCATCCTATTGTCATTACTACTAAAAATGTTTTGATTTCAGGGGAACGCCGTCTTACAGCCGCGAAAGAGTTAGGATGGCAAGAAATTGATGTGCTGGTCAAAGATATCGATCCTGAAACTGCTTTAGCAATTGAGCTGGAAGAAAATATAACACGCAGAGATTTCAATGCAGAGGAATTAAGTAATGGTCTCAAAAAACAAAAAAAAATGCACAATAATATTTTCTATAAAATAGCACATTTTTTCAAAAATATAGTAAAAAGATTTCTTAAAAAAACATAAAAATATAAATATGATTAATAAAATATATTTATTTTCTCTTTTCTTGACACCCGTACATTTATCTGCTAGCATCTTAGATACTGTCTCTATTAAAGGTACTGTGCATTTTGATCATAAAATTCCAGCTCTTAATGGTAAATTTGTCTATACCATTCACAATAATAGCCAATCTGCGCAGCAAACTTGGTCTGTTGTGGTACATCCTGATGTTCAAATTCTGTCATTAACCCAGCAAAATACAGAAGCATCATTCACTGTAAAGCCAAGTGGCAATTACAAGCTGATTGTTATTACATTACCTTATAAAATAGAACCCGATAAAAGAACAAAAATCACTATTAAAACGGCATTGCTTACTCAAAATAAAGATGCACGATTTACAGTAACAGAAAAATTTGTTTTTCTGGAT
This region includes:
- a CDS encoding ABC transporter ATP-binding protein, with amino-acid sequence MKQVTPIRRLFSMLRHYKLQLTISVISALLFVTGRTGISTLIGDFINGVFITQNLSLLNVKTIGILFGFAFLWSGAQYTMYLFSGKLAIRVAHTLRSRLYQKLVKLPVSYYRTHDSSEILSIASNDITLVETFLTNVMVQLLAQPLTVIAIISMMFVINWKLSLYFIVLGPAIALILGLIGTQVQKLGRSMQENIAHLTKIFAETIRHIIVIKGFNSEHTEIARFKKKNDHQLDLADKEIKIRLLALPASDFLGITAVILLLALGAVGIRAGIADTASVTKFVAMAIVLSEPISSFNQLILVVKKLGPSLERVFNILNTPEEHETGIDIGSIKGYIQFESVNFWYVPERQILYDIDLEIQPRETIALIGMSGSGKSTLVSLIPKLFKPESGKILIDGKNIAEFSASSIREKIAIVTQDTSLFSDTIRNNITLSKPNATYDEIVAATTLANAHQFIDKFPLKYQTEVGDYGSNLSGGERQRIILARAVLRKPQILLLDEPTSALDAESEQAVTQALENIYRHQTTIIIAHKLSTIEKADRIVVMQDGRIIEYGTHQELLALKGLYTKLRTLNKHTI
- a CDS encoding ParB/RepB/Spo0J family partition protein, translating into MKIGVEKIIVKERIRKDLGNLEPLKNSLSVHGQLHPIVITTKNVLISGERRLTAAKELGWQEIDVLVKDIDPETALAIELEENITRRDFNAEELSNGLKKQKKMHNNIFYKIAHFFKNIVKRFLKKT